The Triticum aestivum cultivar Chinese Spring chromosome 5A, IWGSC CS RefSeq v2.1, whole genome shotgun sequence genomic sequence CTAGCAATGGTACGTATGATAATCCTCTTATTTGGATCAATGATCAGGTGGCGATGATGGAGTATGGCTCCACGATGAAGAGCGGCCTCTGGCGGAGCTGCCGGCACCGCCGCACGCTCTGCACCAGCTCCTCCCTGTCCCCCACCCGCGACGTGAACAGCAGCGCCgcgctctccttctcctcctcgtcgacctcgtcctcgtcctcctcgtcggacTGCATGCCCGTGGACGCCGCGGCCACCGCGGCCGCCAGCGCCGTCGTGGACGACGGCACCCGGCGCATCCCCGGCGTCACTGGCGGAGCGGCCTCGTCCTCGGCACCACCTCCAAAGCAGCTCGACGGGGGCGTGTCGTCGCTGCTAGCGGCTGGCGCACCGCCCACGAACTTGTTGATGACGATCCTGGAGCACCGCTGCGCCTTGCGggacgccgccaccacctccaccaccgtgCCCCTGTCCACcacctccacctcgtcctcctcctcctcttcctcttcgtcctcctcgtcATGACGTGGCTCTTGCACCATGCTCTGCTCCTGGTGTTCATGCTGTGGTTGCACCATGCTCTGCTCCTGGTGTTCATGCTGTGGTTGCACCATGCTCTGCTTCTCATGTTCGCCAACAGAGTCCGAGGCAGAGGAGCAGTCCACGAAGCAGAGCTTGAGGCGGCCGTCCTGGCGCTGGGCGTGGAGGTACACCTGGGGCTTCACGGCCACGGCCTCCAGCACGAGGCGCCCGTCGCGGCGGTGCGGGCGCACCCGCAGGCACGGCCCGGCATCGTCGCCGCGCCGACGCGACatggacggcagcggcggcgggaacGCGCGCTGAGGCCGCGCGCGGTGGTACTGCACCGCCTTCAGcgtcagctcctcctcctcctcttcgccttctTGCAATGCCGGCGGCGAGACGAAGTCGGCGGCGACGGTATCGTCGGTATGGTGGGAAGTCGGCGGCGCGTAGAGGAGGGATGCCAGGTCGAGAAAGTCGCCGCGGGTGCCGGTCTCGCAGCCGAGGCTCTCGGTGCAGAGGCCGAGGCTCTCGTGGCTCATGGACCGCCGCACCGTCGCCATCGGGTAGGTCGCCTTGGCCTTGGCCGGCGTGGGCGGGGCCTTGGTGGCGCAGTCGTCGTCAGCCGGGGCCTGGATGGCGCTCCACATGTCCAGCTGCTGCGACGGTGGCATCGGCGCCGGCATGCGAGTGCGAGTGTGAGGAGGAGGGACGTCCAGCGCCGGCATGACATGGCACACCGCCACCGTCATCTCGAACGATCTACAAAAAGATCGCAGCCGAAGGTGGAGATGAAGCTTGCTGGAGGAATGAGTGAGTGAGATGAGTGAGGTGGTGAGGGGGGTTGGGAGGGTATTTGAACACTAGGGCATTTCGGCTCAAGCATCCCACTGTCTTCTGCTTTATTTGCTGTTTCCACTACTTACTTGTAGTGTCTTTTTTTTTAGGTCTGTGCACAAACTGCACTATGAAGAACATAATTTTAAAGATTAGCAAGGACCCTACAGAGTCTTCCGGCTGGCTTGCCCATTGCTCCTTAATACTTAAAACTATTGTCACACACAACAAATGCCCATTTCCAAGATTGTACTACTAGCAAGTAATTAATATTCTTCTCATCCGATAATATCTACTCCCCCCTTTTCGGTTTATAAGACTTATCTCAACTTTTTTGTTTTCTCAATTTAGAGGGCTCATCTTCATTTCATTTTTAGTTTTCAATGCGCATTAgatctttgcatgcaagaattaaaaaagaacgcaccaatgcatgtaatgttcctactcatctagtCTAAGTATGCATGCACTATAATTAATTCAAATTAATGCATGCGTTTATTTGGGGTAGTTTTGTAAAATACGAAATACATTCCTCCACTCagaaaatgccttggttgatgagatttgagatttgagccataTAAACCAGAAGGTAGGGAGCAGCTATCAAAGCTTTACAAGCAAatatgtaagggcatctccaatggtgaCCTGCAAATTCTCTCCGAGTTCCGTCCGCGGACAGGACACAGATGCGGGCACCGACCATTtaatgctaagagcatctccagccgcgtccccaacaggcccgtaggccactttttcggcgccggcgccaaaaaaacgccCCAGTCGCGCCTCCAGGACATCGAAAAATGCTGGTTCGGCCCTTTTTTCCGctcggcggtcacaggccgaacccggcgcactggggggcagttgggggctccggcgcaagggaaaagcgcggctaGCCCACGCCgtcaggggaaaagtcaaggttttcttccccgactcgcctcccaccgcccgcgccctcggccgccagtagctatatcccggcgccgaCCGCCGCCTTTCACCACTAGATAGCCATTCCACGCCGGAAAAATAGCAGAGCTTCGCCGGGGCAGCCCCTCCAACaacagctgggcgtttccggccgccgtttccggccgcggaggggcagtttagcggcggggACACGCCCACCGGGCGCAAAGTGTttggcgatttgcctgcctcggtgatggactcggatgacgaggaagcactcgccgcgctgctggaggaggaagccgaggcagACGTCCaagaagaagagcatctcatggtgctcgccgccctcgcccagctgctggcgagcaatgaaaagccgcggcgaggtggctcgcgccggggcgggtgaaagcaaagaaccggcatcgtctcgaaggctactgcatgctctactccgactacttcgccgatgctccacttcatggtgagaaaacatttcggcgccgttatcgaatgagccgaaagctcttcctcaggattatGAATTCCATccaggagttcgacaactacttcaagtgcaagatggattgcaccggcgcccttggattcacctccatccagaagtgcacgacaacgatgaggatgcttgcatacggagctcccgatgattcactcgacgactatgggcgcatggtcgagtccaccagcatagagtgtttctacaagttcggtcgggcagtggtggcagtgtttggaccgcaatacttgagaacacccaatacGGAAGAcattgctcggatcctagcacagaatgcagcaagaggatttcctgggatgcttggaagcatcgactgcatgcattggaaatggaagaattgcccattttcttggcaggggatgtacaaaggcgccaaaggcggttgcagtgtggtacttgaggcggtggccacacaggacctctggatttggcactccttctttggtatgccaggaactcacaataacatcaatgtgctgcagtgctctcctgtctttcccaagcttgttgaaggtcattctcctccgatgaacttcgagatcaatgggcggcactacaacaaggggtactatctagctgatggcgtctatccgagatggtcgataTTTGTGAAGACGAtgtcaaaccctgtgccaggaggcaagaacgcctggtttgggAAGGTTCAgaaggcttgcaggaaggatgtcgagtgggcatttggtgtgctccaatctcgattagctgttgtccggtaccccgctcagacctggtcgaaagatcaaatgtgggagattatgacttgctgtgtcatcttgcacaacatgatcatcgagagcgagcaaggagacccagtgtttgacaccgAACCATACTACAGACATGGTcatctagccgaagttgatcaccagctaccggcaacctggactgcatATCTCAGTAtgtgtcaggagatccgagacccacaggtgcatcatcaactgcagcaagatctgatagagcatctatggaggctcaagggcgacgccgggagcgacgtgtgatgaaatatgagtttttatttgttgaactatataatttgtattgaactatttgttgttgtattattttgttgaattatttgatatttctgtgatgaaatatgtggtaaaaaaattatgtgcataattgaacgcCGAACaacggcgaaccacgccgaatatgggcctattatcgcccatatgggccctttattcgccgaaatggggctgaaaagtgggccaatatcggcgtctgggggcgacgactgagcgcgaaaccgcc encodes the following:
- the LOC123106257 gene encoding uncharacterized protein; the protein is MKWSIGEVVGVEHAVAFETMPVLCFHPPRREPPRRGFSLLASSWARAASTMRCSSSWTSASASSSSSAASASSSSESITEAGKSPNTLRPVGVSPPLNCPSAAGNGGRKRPAVVGGAAPAKLCYFSGVEWLSSGERRRSAPGYSYWRPRARAVGGESGKKTLTFPLTAWASRAFPLRRSPQLPPSAPGSACDRRAEKRAEPAFFDVLEARLGRFFGAGAEKVAYGPVGDAAGDALSIKWSVPASVSCPRTELGENLQVTIGDALTYLLVKL